A portion of the Adhaeribacter radiodurans genome contains these proteins:
- a CDS encoding Smr/MutS family protein, translating into MNIGDRVRLLHGKEQGIITQFIGNDQVEIAIDNDFTILVLRREVVVIAEEEDKYLKNVGVEQPARETRKNEPAPLPVTATAGVYVALVPQTEELQAVTIINFSDFDLLFTYGEETNNRYKGIVSDKLTPKNSKVVSHLHLKDFDKWPDLVIQYLQHRVSGLTLLEPVVKRIKFKASSFYKSKKMAPVVKKEAYLFSLDQKPVEVNPDKILENLTEAETKNPEAYQLKMPLHEVDLHIEKLTDIDPALMSNSEILRTQLAVFQDNLDRALATNMHEIVFIHGTGNGVLRKEIQKILSQRRTQIKYYEDARKEKFGFGATLVRLK; encoded by the coding sequence TCGGTAACGATCAGGTAGAAATTGCCATTGACAACGATTTTACTATACTGGTTTTACGACGCGAGGTAGTAGTAATTGCCGAAGAAGAAGATAAATATTTGAAAAACGTGGGCGTAGAACAGCCCGCCCGGGAAACTCGGAAAAACGAACCTGCTCCCCTACCGGTAACTGCAACAGCCGGTGTGTACGTGGCCCTAGTACCTCAAACAGAAGAATTACAGGCCGTAACTATTATTAATTTTTCCGATTTCGATTTACTTTTTACCTACGGCGAAGAAACCAACAACCGGTACAAAGGCATTGTAAGCGATAAACTTACTCCCAAAAACAGTAAAGTAGTTTCGCACCTGCACCTGAAAGATTTTGATAAATGGCCCGATTTGGTTATTCAGTACCTGCAGCACCGGGTAAGCGGATTAACGTTATTGGAACCAGTAGTAAAACGAATAAAGTTTAAAGCTTCGTCGTTTTACAAGAGTAAAAAAATGGCTCCGGTTGTAAAAAAAGAAGCTTATTTATTTTCGTTAGATCAGAAGCCAGTGGAAGTTAATCCAGATAAAATTTTAGAAAATTTAACGGAGGCCGAAACCAAGAACCCGGAAGCATACCAGTTAAAAATGCCTTTGCACGAGGTAGATTTGCACATTGAAAAACTTACGGACATCGACCCCGCCTTAATGAGCAACAGCGAAATCCTGCGAACGCAACTAGCTGTTTTTCAGGATAACCTCGATCGGGCTTTGGCTACTAACATGCACGAAATTGTTTTTATTCACGGAACTGGTAATGGCGTTTTACGTAAAGAAATTCAAAAGATATTGAGTCAGCGGCGAACGCAAATTAAATATTACGAAGATGCGCGCAAAGAAAAATTTGGATTTGGAGCTACTTTAGTGCGTTTAAAGTAA